A window of the Lactuca sativa cultivar Salinas chromosome 5, Lsat_Salinas_v11, whole genome shotgun sequence genome harbors these coding sequences:
- the LOC111914857 gene encoding shikimate O-hydroxycinnamoyltransferase: protein MKHRHSSYKTIKATKTLTHFKPNQHRPHHYRSFHPIPILTHFHSKEMKIAIRESTMVRPAEETPRIKLWNSNVDLVVPNFHTPSVYFYRPSGATNFFDAKVMKDALSRALVPFYPMGGRLKRDEDGRIEIDCQGQGVLFVEAESDGVIDDYGDFAPTLELRKLIPAVDYSLGIESYSLLVLQVTYFRCGGVSLGVGMQHHAADGASGLHFINTWSDMARGLDVSLPPFIDRTLLRAQDPPRPVFEHVEYQPAPPMKSTSETSSDETVVSIFKLTRDQLNVLKSKSKEDGNTINYSSYEMLSGHVWRSVCKARGLPDNQDTKLYIATDGRARLQPALPPGYFGNVIFTTTPIAVAGELQSKPTWYAASKIHDALVKMDNDYLKSALDYLELQPDLKALVRGAHTFKCPNLGITSWARLPIHDADFGWGRPIFMGPGGIAFEGLSFVLPSPVNDGSLSIAISLLAEHMKLFSNFLYDI from the exons ATGAAGCATCGTCATTCttcatataaaactataaaagcaACCAAAACTCTTACCCATTTCAAACCAAATCAACACCGGCCACACCATTATCGCTCATTTCATCCAATACCAATTCTAACACATTTTCACAG TAAGGAGATGAAGATAGCGATTAGAGAATCCACGATGGTGAGACCCGCGGAGGAGACGCCGAGGATAAAGCTATGGAACTCTAACGTCGACCTCGTGGTTCCAAATTTTCACACACCGAGCGTCTATTTCTACCGGCCCTCCGGAGCCACCAACTTCTTCGATGCAAAGGTCATGAAGGATGCTCTGAGTAGGGCTTTGGTTCCGTTTTACCCCATGGGAGGACGATTGAAGAGAGACGAAGATGGCCGAATTGAGATCGATTGTCAAGGACAAGGCGTATTGTTTGTTGAAGCAGAGTCCGATGGCGTGATCGATGATTATGGTGACTTTGCCCCCACGTTGGAGCTCAGGAAACTTATCCCGGCAGTTGACTACTCCCTCGGAATCGAATCATATTCCCTACTGGTGTTGCAGGTAACTTACTTCAGATGTGGGGGAGTTTCGTTAGGAGTCGGGATGCAACATCATGCTGCAGATGGTGCATCTGGGCTGCACTTCATCAACACATGGTCCGATATGGCTCGTGGCCTTGACGTCAGTCTCCCACCCTTCATAGACCGAACCCTCCTCCGTGCTCAAGACCCACCACGACCCGTTTTCGAGCACGTTGAATACCAACCTGCTCCGCCGATGAAATCCACATCCGAAACCTCGTCAGATGAAACCGTCGTCTCAATTTTCAAATTGACACGAGACCAACTCAACGTGCTCAAATCAAAATCGAAAGAAGATGGTAACACAATCAACTATAGCTCCTATGAAATGCTCTCCGGCCATGTTTGGAGGTCTGTGTGTAAAGCCCGCGGTCTGCCAGATAATCAAGACACCAAGCTATACATCGCCACCGATGGCCGGGCCCGCCTTCAACCCGCCCTACCACCGGGCTACTTCGGGAATGTTATCTTCACGACCACTCCGATAGCGGTAGCAGGCGAGCTTCAGTCGAAGCCAACTTGGTATGCTGCTAGTAAAATCCACGATGCGTTAGTGAAGATGGACAACGATTATCTTAAATCAGCACTTGACTATTTGGAATTACAGCCCGATTTGAAGGCATTGGTTCGTGGTGCACATACCTTTAAATGCCCTAATCTTGGAATAACCAGTTGGGCTAGGCTGCCGATTCACGACGCCGACTTTGGGTGGGGCCGGCCTATATTCATGGGTCCCGGGGGTATTGCATTCGAAGGTTTGAGTTTTGTGCTACCAAGCCCGGTTAATGATGGGAGCTTGTCGATTGCCATTTCACTGCTAGCCGAACATATGAAGCTTTTCAGCAACTTCTTGTATGATATCTGA